Proteins encoded together in one Triticum dicoccoides isolate Atlit2015 ecotype Zavitan chromosome 7B, WEW_v2.0, whole genome shotgun sequence window:
- the LOC119337770 gene encoding serine/threonine-protein kinase PBL27-like, translating to MASCFPCLSARKKEVPRSAPANPHTSSVPGAVARTFSFEELAAATRNFSDACRIVGREDGLYKGFLKSINQVVAIKLQHAVDPSGSSEQDNGEFLALALMMSGLRHPNIVNLIGFCADGHHRILVHEYMPFGSLEDHLHGSSPGKAPLDWNTRMNIAAGVARGLEYMHDKGVLYRCVKSSNILLGEGYHPKLSQYGLAEHDQLSAPAAITGGTWGTMAPETVMTGKLFPGSSVYGFGVVLLEMITGRRATDSPQDVEDRHLVTWARTMLKDRSQFRRMADPALQGRYPSLDLQEALEVASVCIHKDHATRPPIGTVVTALSRLAYDVDPPESSHHAAPN from the exons ATGGCAAGCTGTTTCCCCTGCTTGAGCGCCAGGAAGAAGGAGGTCCCACGTTCTGCCCCAGCCAATCCACACACCAGCAGCGTCCCTGGCGCCGTGGCACGAACTTTCTCCTTCGAGGAGCTCGCGGCGGCGACAAGAAACTTCAGCGATGCCTGCCGCATCGTTGGTCGGGAGGATGGTCTTTACAAAGGCTTCCTCAAGAGCATCAATCAG GTTGTTGCTATAAAGCTGCAGCATGCAGTTGATCCAAGTGGATCATCGGAGCAAGATAATGGAGAGTTTCTTGCCCTTGCGCTGATGATGAGCGGGCTGCGCCACCCAAATATTGTCAATCTTATTGGCTTTTGTGCGGATGGCCATCACCGGATCTTGGTTCACGAATACATGCCATTTGGTTCTCTAGAAGATCACCTCCACG GTTCATCTCCAGGCAAAGCACCGCTGGACTGGAACACGAGGATGAACATTGCTGCCGGTGTGGCCAGAGGGTTGGAGTATATGCACGACAAAGGTGTCCTCTACCGATGCGTCAAAAGTTCGAACATCTTGCTCGGAGAAGGCTACCACCCAAAGCTGTCACAATATGGACTGGCGGAGCATGACCAGCTGTCTGCACCGGCTGCTATCACCGGCGGGACATGGGGTACTATGGCCCCCGAGACCGTGATGACCGGGAAGCTGTTTCCGGGGTCGAGTGTGTACGGCTTCGGCGTCGTGCTGCTGGAGATGATCACCGGGCGGAGGGCCACCGATTCCCCCCAGGACGTCGAGGATCGGCACCTTGTCACATGG GCCCGAACAATGCTGAAGGACAGGAGCCAGTTCCGCCGGATGGCAGACCCGgcgctgcaggggcgatatccgtcCTTGGACTTGCAGGAGGCCCTCGAAGTTGCTTCGGTGTGCATCCACAAAGATCATGCCACGAGACCGCCCATCGGCACCGTCGTCACGGCTCTGTCTCGCCTTGCCTACGATGTTGATCCACCCGAATCATCACACCACGCGGCGCCCAATTAA